One Nicotiana tomentosiformis chromosome 1, ASM39032v3, whole genome shotgun sequence genomic window, AGATGCGGTTGTACTCATCTAGTCCGATCCCACAAATGAGAATCTTCTTTGCCCTAAAGTTTTTCTCGACGGCCTTCCGATCAACATCATTGTACTCCTTTCTTGTCTTTGGAACTGTAACTGTTCCATCGCCAATGGTCTTCATGGGGACAAAAGGTCCATCACAGATAACATCCCAGAGCTCTGAATCCTCAGCCATGATTAAATCATGCATTCTTGTTTTCTACCAGCCATAGTATTGTTCATTGAATCTTGATGGTGTGTAGGTTGATTgtccttcttcaaagtttggtggagcagccatatAGATCCTTTCTAAGTGTTAACCTtttagaaagaacctgctctgataccaattgatgtaaattaagagtccaccaaactgtatagagagtCTGGTTCTCTATTAGCTCCCATAGTGCACAACGATAAGTAAAGAATACAACGATATTTACGTAAAAAACTCTCAGCTCACGGGATTTAAAACCAAGACCTACACTGgtaggattttaacttcattaACTGagaaaactttagattacaacctattgcaatctagaaattaaactcttaatctatAACCTTCTTATAGTAACTATATTGTAAGCCtatttgtaataactctattacaaagctacaCACTTAACTAACTCTAGTCAAAACAACCACAATGATAATGGTTTAAACGATGTCTTATGAACGCTTCTGAAAAGCTGTATAGAAATTACAATGTAATAGCATAAGATAAAGACACAACAATACTAAAGGACACACGACATAATCAATGATGGGATCTGGTCCTTTGTTCTGTTGCTACTTTGTTCTTCAATGCCTCAGAGAAATTAAGGGCGGATGTACACTTGAGAGAGATATTTGTTTAGGTTTTGCAAGTGTTTAGTGAAATCCCCTGCCTCAtgttgataatatatgtatgcaGTCGTTAAGGATGATGCAAGGAAGTGTGTACACTGCACGCTTCAACAGTGCTATTGTACTGTTGCGTGTACAGTGCAACATCTTTAACAACTGTTAGAGTTGACTTGTACTGTGACTGGAGGAATTGCTCTTTATCTATTCCCTGTGTTGTTCCCTTAACTAATTTTATTGAGAGTTGCACCAGACATCTGATTAGTACCTCTGCacactaaggaaccaattgtatTAGGTTCCCTATCTGGTTCTCTCATGAAGTTTGTCAAACCATCAAAACGAAGGCACATAACTTATCATTACATCTTTCTTCTTCCTAATATTTTCAAGACATAACctcttatatttttaaagttatgggttcatatttactatttattgcaatttatatatataaatttgtGTTCCACATTAAAAGTTATGGATTGTTAGGACCGAAATAATCATGTGCCATGTGGAAGCCAGTAAAGCAAACCTTGAACgacgattaatcaaataacaaatcAGAAATAcaccaaaagagacacaaacatttaacgcggttcggtcaattgacctacgttCACGTCGGATATGAGCAATCCACTacataaaagagagtacaaaatatcgagagaacaacctcacgaagcggcaaacacaagtgacacactaacacttgtcccATAAAGTTCccccctaaacaagactctcattAATCCCcttatggctacattgtggatgctactgaatgagaagaaatgatcctcaatttatagaagtccaaaccTTTTCTTACAAAAAAAGGGACTAGCCAAAGAATAAACATGATGCTCTTTCCTTCAAGAGATAGGAAAActaaatatgataagaaaattAGGACAACACATAACATGGATTCAATTGAACATGTTCATATAATGCTACATCCTAGGGACGTATCTATATGTTAAAGCATGGGGCACGTGAACATATGCTCATCTCTTTATACCAATGTATAATAATGTTATATTTCTTAAAAAGTTATTTAAATACATATGCGTGCACCCAAGCTAAAAGAACCCTATAATTCAATGATTATATTATGTGCACTTTTACAAGTGAAGTTAGAGGTTCAATTCTCAGTTTATAGGCATATCTAATGTTCCTTCTTGTATTTTAATTaagtattctttttttttttaatatttggtTTATTCATTCAAGTTCCCAAAATCTAATACACTGAAATCCTTGATCTTCCTTTGTCATCGCAAAATCTTATAGAATTAAAACTAATAGCAGTGGATGATGTAGCATGGTTTAATGATCTCAGCATTTTTGATATGAAGTATAAATATATATGTTAAAATTACTAAAATtatagtaatttttttttaatcttaatCTATAATTTCTAAATGGTAATAGATTTATGGTAAGAACTTAAAGGCTAAAGCCGTTAAATATATATTCTAGATTGACCTCTTTGTAACAGTGCACCCACCTTCTTGGAATTCTGAATCCGCCGATGTTACATCCGCCCCATGCTTCCACGATGCTGGTTTCTCGTAACGGCATCCAAGGTGAATGGCTGCTTGAAAGTATTGTCATATCTGCCATGCACAAGCAACTCCGTACTTGAGAGTATAATAGCAAGGTGTTATCTTTTATAGGTCAGATTTTGGCCGTTCTAATCTCTCACTTCCAGAGCGTCGTTGTTGCTATGATCAGTGGCCGAAGCCACCTTTGTCCAAGGATATTTAACTAAGCACCCTTTCGCCGAAAAATTAGCTGCAATTAGGTTAAAGTATTATTTCTTTCATATATATAATGTGTTGAATCCTCGTGACTTCTTTATGTgttagctttatatatatatagtataaatatatatactataatatttctttcataaattttGTTTTATACGACATAGGCAACATCACTTTCCGGCCATTAGTCCGATGCATGGTGTCCTCTTTTGGTGCAGTCCTCCCAGATGGAACCTTAGACCAAACTGGGGATACAACTCTAATACctattaattaataatattttgaaattaggaCTATTCAGTACTTCGCAAAATTCTTATGTAACTGCCATATCCACATTAAAAAATCTATCAAATCCGGAATGCCAAGATTCATGTTTTTTCCAAAACTACCCCTTCTCGCATTTGGACATAGATTTTTGAgattgtgttgaaaaataatttttgaaagttaaagttgtgtttgaatatgcattttatttgaaaataaattgaaatTTTATGAGTGAAAGAAAAATTTCAACCAAAaactaattttgaaaaaaaaaattcaattttgtTCAAAAATCATATTCCATGAAAAAAGATGtttttaatctttttttaaaaaaacaaccaaaatctatggccaaacaggAGAATGTCCCTTTTCATACTTCGCCAAATAAAACTCTTTTTTATACCATCCACTACGCATTACAATCTCCGTATGTTCTGACAACACCAATTACACCTCAGTCTCAAACATATTGTGGAATAGAAAGAGTTTGTTGCATCAAGACAGTGACTTTTAAGTCTTAAAACATATTTTGATGCTTGTATTAATAGCTTTGCTAAGCAATCTCTGCAGCTATAGAAATTCACAAAACAATTCAACCAAGtttgataaaaaaattattagGGGGTATAGACTCTGAAACCTCAATTCTAAATTAGCCCAAAATAAAAAGAAGGGAAATTGTTCAGGCTATGGTTGTACTAGCTTTTGTAAAGAATATAAGTTTTTCAAGATTTGCTGACATTCCAGAAAAGCTTTGAGAAGCCCTCACATAGCCGCCGATGAGCCTCAAAAAAACCTTTTTTCCTTCAAACTTTCAACAGTCTCTTTGATGCTTTCTTCAAGAGGAGTGAATTTGACACCCAAATTTTTTGCCCTTTCCTTTGATACTTGATAGTTTTGCATCAACGGATTGTCATCAGCACACCTACAGAGGTTATTTGAAGAAATGCCGTTAAAAGCAATTTCAATGCAAAGCTTGATCGATTCATGCTATTTCAAaagcttccccccccccccccccgctcgTAAAGTGAGCAAGAATCAATCTGCATGTCCAAAATAACGCACTACCAACATATTAATCTAACGACATAGCAAATTTGTGTGATCAAAGCTCAAGCAAAAACGAACTCATTTTTTGACGAGTACTTACTTTTCCGGGAGTCGCATAGTAGGGTAAAGATCACGTAATATCTTCAGTATATCAGAGTAGTGGGCAACTCTCTCAACCATTAAATATCTTCCATTAGCTGAAGGATTCTCAAATGCGAGAATATGTGCATTTGCAACATCTTTGACGTTAACCCACCCAAAGGTAGAATTTGGGTAGGTCTCGGCACCTATATAACATGGAAAAATAAGCATTCAAAATGACGAAAGGGATGGTAAAACATATTTAATGAATAAACAGATTGCAATATCATAAgaggaaaaaaataagaaaaagtaatttttaccaacaaaataattacaTTTCCATGACTAATATTGTCTGCCTCAATTGTTCTGTTTAGCCTTTGATTGATATTTAAACTTAAAAGGGTATATTACTACAAAGTCCTCTCTAGCTTACAAAAACTAAGCTGATCTCCCattttgtttgaaatatacaagAGAATTCACCTCTAGTTTAATAAGCACATCACCCCAGCATTGTCTTTTGCAATAATTGTACTTACCATAGCCACCCCACCTAGCCCCTCAGCCTCGAGTCCTTCAAATTCCAGCCAAAGCAACAGGACAACACCCAACAAGAGCAAAATGATAAAAAGCCGAACCGGTATTTTGGACGAATTGCTCTCAATTTAACCCCATTATTTTAAGCCATAAGATAGAGGTGAGATTCTTGTcatattcatttttttttaaggtaagtaattttATTAATAATGGGAAAAAGAACTCCCGTATACAATCTAGTCATATTCATACTAGGAGGAAGATCAATCTAGTTTTGTTAAAGTAGTCGAATAGGTCTAATTAGGTTGACCGTAAAGAAAAAGATGACAGAATTTTGTGTTTTGCCTTGGCATTAGAGACGGCCTTGGCATTGCACACAGCCTTGGTCTTGGCCTGCCGCGCGGcctttgatatttctatttgttAGATTTAACAGTCCTGTCCATGTTACTTCACTAGATTGATAAAGGTACTTAGCATAAGCTATAAGGTAAAGATTTAACGAACTTAAGTTTAGAAACATACCATTTACCAAGTTCAAGACTGCACCAGAACTGGTATTAAGTGTAGGCTGTAACAAAGGACCAATAACCATAGCAGGGTTTATTGCAACCATATCAATGCCTTTCTCTTTCACAAACTTCCATGCAGCATCCTCGGCCAATGTCTTTGAGAGAACATACCAgagctaaaaaaaaaaaacaggagAAAAGAAAAATGTCATAGACTGAAATCCAGATCgcgtggggtggggtgggggggtggggggggggaaTGGTTGAGGGGGAATCAAAATAGTGGAGAGTCTACAATTCACacaagagagagagaaagagagattcAAAATGGTGGAAAGTCTGCAGTTGCCAAGAGTAATAACATTATTCATATATTGTGTAGTTTTCCTTTCTAAGGAAGCCTGGAGACTGAAAACCGGAGATCTTCAGAAAATGTGACTGCTTTTTTTAAACATGCAAAGAACAAGGAGGTCACTTACAAGACTCATTGCAactaatatcaaatatttcaatCAAAACAAACCAACCAAAAGTATGTACTCACCAGACTTGATACGTCACAAATAAAACAGATAATATAACATGAGATGATTCTTTATAATTAAAAAGTCACTAAAACAGCATAGTTTTAAGCACATATGTCCAAAACACACGCTGTTCTAATTATATATCAACCAGAGAAGTGCTTGGATGAACACCTAAAAGTAAGAAATTGTCAAAACCTTCAATTAGCACAAATAACTTCAAAAATAGCAACTTGCGACATTAATCAGAATTAGTGCTGCGCATAACAGCACCTAAGAAATTCTTTAATCTGGATTCTTGTCATGGTTAATGAGTTCTTGTTGAGATCAAAATGAGAGAGATGCACACTGTTATGATGCTGCCTTGTCAATATTAGTGCCAACCTATCGTAAAAGTAACTTTAGGCAAAGTGCATTTAGTTCATCACATATCTAGGTAGCCCTTATACTCTTATAGAGTGTATATTGTGTTTACAAACTTTTAGGAAATGCGTCAGCTGCAATTTTAAACATTTATAAGTCCCTAACCTTCCAaatacacaacaacaacaacaaccacccagtgtaatcccacaagtggagtcTGGAACCTTCCCAATACACATACAAAAATAAATAGTTACACAACATTAGCACACTTTAATTTGTCCGTGAAtgtgctcaaaaagaagaagaaagaactaTAGGCGCACCTGCTTTTCTCTGCAATAGTCTGGACTGGTCCACCAGCTTTCATCAACCACAACCTCAGGTGTCCGAGGCTGACCACTATAAGCAACTGCAGCTATGGAAGATGTTAAAACCACTCGTTTTACTGATGGTGCTTTGGCACATGAACCAAGAAGATTGAGTGTCCCCTTGACAGCAGGATCAAGTAACTCAGCCTGAAATACGGGCAAATCTAGGGTTGAATGAAACCATCACTAGAAGTCCATAAAGCTAATTTACTTTGAGGGGTCGTTTGGTAAATGGTTACCAGGATAAGGATACtaatcccggaatagaatttggGATTGTATTTATCCCATGTTTGGTTATGAGTATTAGCTAACACCGGTATAAATTTTACACCAAAATGATGGTATTAGCTATCCCATATATAGCTAATCTATGGGATATCCTTGTCTATCCCACAATTGAACCAAACGACCTCAAAGT contains:
- the LOC104089068 gene encoding phenylacetaldehyde reductase-like, which produces MSLAAKTVCVTGASGYIASWLVKFLLQRGYTVKASVRDPNDPKKTQHLLSLGGAKERLHLFKANLLEEGSFDAVVDGCEGVFHTASPFYYSVTDPQAELLDPAVKGTLNLLGSCAKAPSVKRVVLTSSIAAVAYSGQPRTPEVVVDESWWTSPDYCREKQLWYVLSKTLAEDAAWKFVKEKGIDMVAINPAMVIGPLLQPTLNTSSGAVLNLVNGAETYPNSTFGWVNVKDVANAHILAFENPSANGRYLMVERVAHYSDILKILRDLYPTMRLPEKCADDNPLMQNYQVSKERAKNLGVKFTPLEESIKETVESLKEKRFF